ACGCCCCCCTGCCCACGTCCGATCCGACGTCCCCGCTGTCGCCACCGGAAGGTCAGCAGGACGTTGGCCAGAgcaccaccgccgtggccgctACGACCGCGGCCACGGCCTCGACGGCAGCGCCCACGTCGCCGCTGGACCAGATCCTCATCTGCGGCCACGGCAGGTTCCAGGTGATCGTGCTGGTCTGCACCGCACTGGCCTTCTTCACGACCATCGTGCACGCGCTTGCCTCCGCCAACCTGGCAAGGCCCGTGGACCACTGGTGCAGGTACGGTGCGCGACCTGGGCTATTTTtaggccgcacttttttttttttttagcagcagcTGCACCTTGcagcgtttgctctctgatcgatGCTACAGTCTTCCTGtcgatttattttctttttgtcgctCTTTAGGCGGTTTTTTATATGTTCGAGATTGCCTTCCTTCGATTTCAGGCCCCATAGGTTACCACAGGAGGCCACTGACTTGACTGTGGATTTGTAGTAACCGACATTATGCGTGGTGCGTTGACCAATGCCGATGTAGTATGCCATGTATGCACAGGCTGTAATGAgctgtgtgtgtacgtgcgcgcATGCGTGTAAAGGGGTTTTTTCTTGTCACGTGCATGGAACACtaggcgagtgagtgagtgagcgagcgagcgccgGTATCCGCTTTCATGTCGTCATCTCGGGGATCTTGCGCTGAACAGCATTTTCTACGCCGTGTAATAACAAAATTATGGTCGCAATTCAATACCTGCCGAGTGATTGAGCGGGTGAATTAATTAAAGGTCACAAGATAAGTTCAAAGCACACGCTAAAGCTCCCAAGCAACTTCCAAAGAGACGCCACCGTCGACAGCTCCTCATTAATTGTTGCTGCCTGGGAGGTGCCTTAAAATTCGCCGAAAGATCCGAAAGTGAGCGTTATGTATTCCGTCCCCATCGAAGCGTGGCCGCGGCAGCCGGCTATCGAACCCGCAACTTCGTcatcagcagcacaacaccatagccactgcgccagATTGATGCACGTCGCCCTTTCAGCCCGAGCTTCGTCGTATTCTGTATGGGTCGGCATTACTGAAGGGACGCACCCTGGAAACTCTTCTCAACTGGCCCAGGCCTCCCGCCACGTACTCGCACATGAGCCCGGAGGCGTGGAGGAACGTCGCCATACCGGTCGTCCGGGACGAACACGGCGGTGAGACCAGAAGCCAGTGCCTGCGCTTCGAGCCTCCGTTGCCGGACGCCGAGTCGTACGGCGATTCCCCGGACAACCGGACCGCGGTCCCCTGCGACGCCGGCTGGCAGTACGAGTCCGGGGCAAGCTCGGGCAAACCCCGCCACGGCATTTTCTTCGGCGACTCGCGTGTCCACTCCATCGTGGACGAGTGGGACCTGGTGTGCGGCCGCGGCTGGATCGTGTCGGCGCTCGCCGCGGCGTACATGGCCGGAGGCGCGGTCGGCGCTCCGGTGCGTTCAGCGAGTAGCTGTCCTTCGTGGTAGTTTGACGGTTACTTTACTAATTACGCGGGACGTATTACACTGCAAACAACTGAATCAAGTATGTATCAAAACATAATTATTAATTTACTAAGAGAATTCGCGCTCAACgccgcccgtgaggcggcgtcgaggcagggccttgacgttcccccgtgagagacctgagcccgggtcgctttaaaccttgccggacgtacaataaagttgtgtgtgtgtatatatatatatatatatatatatatatatatatatatatatatatatatagacactaCTCCCTCCGGCACCTTTAGCCAAAGCTTTATGTCGTCTACCCATACGATGCTCACCGTGGTTGCCGACACAGATGCGGTCTTAGCCACGCACGCATGGCTGCCACCGTGGCCACCATAAACAAGCGAGCAAACGCCGACCAGAAGGCGCTCAACGACGACGGGTGTACGCCACGTGACCAAATATAGGCGGCGCTTTTGGGTATGGCGCTGCGTAAAAAGGCGTATAGAGCGAGGTACACCAGCCGTACAAATTAGGCTCACTAGTTGAAACAAACGTTCAAATAAGATCCGGGTCGTATCTTAAGCCTAAATCCGCACTCGCCGCCTCCAGATTGCGGGCGTAGCGGCCGACCGCATCGGTCGCCGGCCCGTGCTCTGCACCTGGCTCGTGTTGCTCGTCTTCGCCGGCATCACGCTGGCGTTCGCCCAAAATGTGTCCCTCTTCTCCACGCTGCGGTTCCTGCTGTCGGCGGGCGCCGCCGGCGTGCTGGTGGCGTCCCACGTGATGCTCTTCGAGGTGACCGACACGGAGCACCGCGCCCCCTACTGCGCCATCGCTGTCGCGGGGGCCACGTTCTTCGCCGCCGTGTACAGCGAGCTCGTCCACGTCTTCCTCCCCAACTGGCACGAAGCGCAGGTAACTGGTGTAGGCTGTACTCGGTTGGCAACACTACAAATTAGATTCAGCGCAAGGCTTCGATCGCCTGCAAAATCGCTCTCTATACCGGGCCCTTGTGCGCATCCCTGCAACAAAGCGCAGTGTCCAAAGGAGACGGCGATGGCGAAGAAAGTTCCGCCTTGACCGCATACCGTCACTGAAATGACAGAACGTATAATTGGTTGGCCCACCTGTGCAAGGTGTTAAGGTGTATTTGGTGCTACCACACTGGCAAAGGGTGTCGGTCGACTTCGTGGATGGGGCAAGTGCCGTTACTCTGCAGGGTGTCTacaccaagttgacatttccaaattccgcGAGTTTTCCAGGCCTTCCCCGAGTTCCTTTGCAAAATTTTTCTCAGTGACACAAAACTTTGTCATGACTGCCCGGACACCGTGTCGCCCGATGTTGTCACattctagtaagcatgctaaaaaataaacaacttaatgaagtttgaatagtaaggagtggAGTTTATTTTATTAGGAAGGCAGGGGTTACTAAAATGCACATCGAATAAGATATCTTCGAAAAAACATGGTAAAACTCATTGcgaatcgagtcgaacattttcaaatacgaataaaaaggagatgcatacagaaacatttttgaatatccccttcagtcacgcaTGATGATCGACTGTCGATACGTGTGTGAAACATAGACGGTTCTTGAGACTCCACCGAAAGTAATTGAAGACTGTATAATCACTCTTTGAGCATTTTATGATGAGACATCATAATTACAGAGTAATTATTTGCATATtgtaaagtcagtcatgctacgtttcttcataaaaagcATTAAATTCGCAGCTCGAATTACGTCcatgcacaagttattcattGGCATCAgtcatttcaagaaagaaaaaaaatattccgaggttgctaccgacatgccccGCGTCAATCATCACGTTAAACGCGGTAATGCCTTCACCAAAGTGATACCCCGTAACGATACATATCCCTCAGAAGTAAAATGAaagtaatttaggttatcagaatgttcaatttacctTAAGCTTGATGTTTGTGTTCTATCCCTTGCTATCACTGCACAGAAATGACAAAAATAGGTCGCGTCCACAAACGTGGCCGCTGTGACTAAAGGGGACGCTGTGATTGAAGGGTATATGGGCTATTTCTAAcagctgatagcaagctcagtggttcAGTCCCGAACTTTGTCAAAAGTGAGactctctctcagcagctggtaAGCCAACCTCAACTATGCTGACattcagcccgcgcacaacgcctcagtgatgcatttcactgctttaaagagtttattttggtttgcatGAGGGtaacctgcatctcggcatcagccaacactttgctttttgagctcaagctccttcaaagaagaggcggcCCAGTTCCTTTCCCTATCATTCCTCTATTCCGCTGCCCGTTcaccccacagaccatttgaatcatcctcttggtcagttgtacagtcaacgtccgatttttaggactccctaggggccgcgaaaatatccgaaaaatcgggcagttaaaaaaaaaaggaatgcatgtcttttactgctttTAAGGGCTCAAATCCCCACTGGCACATCCGAAGAGGCCTgacagtacacttattaggcataccgGTGCTcacactgtgacaggagatggcgggtgcacgcgtgtatagttAGAGAAcacgtactgtgtcccgtgacaattgcctctacccacgcttgttatgcttctcCGCAATACCTTCGcgtatgcttcactgcgtaacactgctgtattgaggcgaagctgacattcatgaaccggcattatgcaacacgcCGTGTtctccgagcttcgaagccaatcgcgaggaccacaaaggcggagtcggtgccactgTTGAGAGCGGCGAATTTTTTCAATTAAAAACACGGCGCCGAACGGCATGAAGCTatttaatagcgaacgtcgaagcagctaggcctagcgttagCCGCgctggtggctacggctgccagcggatctgcgtgcgagagcgccgtttcgaggcggcgaggtaatgaaaacggcggcggtggtcgCTTTAATTAATGCCATCTCGTACCTCCGACCACGGCAAAAAGCACGgcaaatcggacggcgaagggttcttgcctccgaaatttcagacgttctaatacattgaccctatggggtacgtggtggtaccGCGAAGGCGTCCGAATGATCGGctgtccggaaagtcggtcgttggcTGTATGTTCACTGGCAACTCCTACATcagacgacacggcgtcaaagacgattcgttacgatccctctctgttactcgaaccagcattaccgcgacgttcgttccctttaataagattacagctaattttccctgatagagacataaattccctgagtttctcctgagtatttccagactattcaaaatccctgaaaaTTCCCGGTTTTGCCAGTTGGtagacacatacatacatacatacatacatacatacatacatacatacatacatacatacatacatacatacatacatacatacatacatacatacatacatacatacatacatacatacatacatacatacatacatacatacatacatacatacatacatacatacatacatacatacatacatacatacggacggacggacggacgtagtTGGAGCAAAGTGGAATGGACACGCTCTTTTATTCACTTTAGACTTTCATGTGCGTTACGAGCTCGCCCGCACACCCTTTACCCAGTTGCAAGCAGACGAAGGTCTCCTTTCATTGTATACTGATCTTAATTGTGTGTAGAATGACCTGTCCGCGTGCTTTTCGCTCGGTGTCTCGGCAGGTGGCCTACATGGTGCCAACGTGCGGCCTGGTCGTCGCGGTGTACCTGGTGGAGGAGTCCCCCTGCTGGCTCCTGGCCCTCTGCGAGCTGCGCTCCGCCGAGAACGTGCTCGCTCGGGCAGCGTACATCAACGCAATCGAGCCGCAGCAGTTTAGACGCCGGCTGTCGGCGCTCAAGGGCGAGGTG
The sequence above is a segment of the Dermacentor variabilis isolate Ectoservices chromosome 7, ASM5094787v1, whole genome shotgun sequence genome. Coding sequences within it:
- the LOC142588851 gene encoding solute carrier family 22 member 7-like, translating into MDGAEDKQAATADQPTTTLTPWLRSHDGQRDPVKTADRKDKQATVDQPLSALQTSSLSPHDGRREAIKVAAGAEECAAIQIAHAPLPTSDPTSPLSPPEGQQDVGQSTTAVAATTAATASTAAPTSPLDQILICGHGRFQVIVLVCTALAFFTTIVHALASANLARPVDHWCRPPATYSHMSPEAWRNVAIPVVRDEHGGETRSQCLRFEPPLPDAESYGDSPDNRTAVPCDAGWQYESGASSGKPRHGIFFGDSRVHSIVDEWDLVCGRGWIVSALAAAYMAGGAVGAPIAGVAADRIGRRPVLCTWLVLLVFAGITLAFAQNVSLFSTLRFLLSAGAAGVLVASHVMLFEVTDTEHRAPYCAIAVAGATFFAAVYSELVHVFLPNWHEAQVAYMVPTCGLVVAVYLVEESPCWLLALCELRSAENVLARAAYINAIEPQQFRRRLSALKGEVKRQHEHLGTQQEPEGGHAIVPDHEVRLSDLLSYQPLRQRSAIIFGCWFLVFGTFSHLSTSHVMRTNEAARFTLVLLRMPCVVADVYVLKHVGRRLSLAASMLALSLAMGALSAVHVFDQLAAVLVVSGLVVFDLSAITVFALSAELYPTVIRGAALGCCYMSGRLGALVAPFVNEIPSPLLKSIAYAVSAAMLMLLGTMAFALPETRHLPPSNTVQGMMAVEDKWQLYSPLRVARSGGKRRRSKATLTESHQMRCRSSSLSRQQAVVRVKPAASS